Part of the Geobacter pickeringii genome, GTGTCTCCGTGTCTCTGTGGCGGATTTTGGAATCTCACCCCTTCAGCTTCTTCATCAACAGCTCGTTCACCACCGCCGGGTTCGCCTTTCCCTTGCTGGCCCGCATCACCTGCCCCACAAAGAAGCCGAAGACCTTTTCCTTGCCGCCGCGGAACTCTTCCACCTGCCCCATGTTGGCGGCCATGATCTCGTCGATGATCTTCTCGATGGCGCCGGTGTCGGAGACCTGGACGAGCCCCTTCTCCTCCACGATGGCCTCGGGGGTCTTGTCGCTCTGCCACATCTCGTCGAAAACGGTCTTGGCGATCTTCCCGGAGATGGTCCCCTTTTCGATGAGGGCAAGCAGTGCCGCAAGCCGGGCAGGCGTCACCGGGCAGTCGGCGATCCCCTGCCCCGCCTCGTTGAGGGCGCGAGTCACCTCCCCCATCACCCAGTTGGCGGCCCCCTTTGTCGGAGCCCCGGCGGCAAGGGACGCCTCGAAGTACTCGGCCATCTCCCGGGTGGCGGTGAGGACCTCGGCATCGTAGTCGGAAAGCCCCAGCTCCGACCGGTAGCGGCTCCGCCGGCAGTCGGGGAGCTCGGGGAGCCCGAGGCGGGTATCCTCCACCCAGTCGTTGGAGATGACCAGCGGCACGAGGTCGGGATCGGGGAAGTAGCGGTAGTCGTGGGCCTCCTCCTTGCCGCGCATGGAGCGGGTCTCGCCGCTGTCCGGGTTGAAGAGGCGGGTCTCCTGGACCACCTTCCCCCCCTCCTCGATCAGCTCGATCTGACGCTCGATCTCGTACTCGATGGCCTGCTTCACGAAGCGGAAGGAGTTGACGTTCTTGGTTTCGGTGCGGGTGCCGAAGGTGGTGGAGCCCACCGGCATGACCGACACGTTGGCGTCGCAGCGGAAGCTCCCCTCCTCCATGTTGCCGTCGCAGATGCCGAGATAGACCACGATCTGGTGGAGCTTCCTGAGGTAGGCCACCGCCTCGTCGGCCGAACGGATATCCGGCTCCGAGACGACCTCCAGAAGCGGCGTGCAGGCCCGGTTCAGGTCGACGCCGGAGCCGTTCCCCAGGCCGGGGATGTCGCTGTGCACCAGCTTGCCGGCGTCTTCCTCCATGTGGATGCGGGTGATGCCGATCCTTTTCGTTTCCCCTTCCACCTCGATGTCCAGATGCCCGTTCTGGCAGATGGGGAGCTCGAACTGGCTGATCTGGTACCCTTTCGGGAGGTCCGGGTAGAAGTAGTTCTTCCGGGCAAAGACGCTGCGCGGCGCGATCCGGCAGTTGGTGGCGAGGCCGGCCTTGATGGCGAACTCCACTACCTTCCTGTTGAGGACCGGCAAGGCGCCGGGCATCCCGAGGCAGACCGGGCAGGTCTGGGAGTTGGGGGAGGCGCCGAAGGTGGTCGAGCAGCCGCAGAAGATCTTGGTGTCGGTCTTCAGCTGGACGTGGACTTCAAGGCCGATGACGGCTTGGTATTTCATGGAAATCTCCGGAGCGTTAGAGTTGGGCTTTGTGCCGATGCCACTCCGTCGCCTGCTCGAAGGCGTGGGCAGCGCGGAGGATCGTCTCCTCCCCGAAGGGACGACCGATGAGCTGGAGCCCGATGGGGAGGCCGGCGGCGCTCATGCCGGCCGGCACGGAGATGCCGCAGGTGCCGGCCAGGTTCACCGGGATGGTGAAGATGTCCGAGAGGTACATCTGGAGCGGATCGCTCGTCTTCTCGCCGAGCCTGAAGGCCGGGGTCGGGGCCACCGGGGTGAGGATGGCGTCCACCGTTTCGAAGGCCTTCAGGAAGTCCTGCATGATGAGGGTGCGGACCTTCTGGGCCTTGAGGTAGTAGGCGTCGTAGTAGCCGGAGGAGAGGGCGTAGGTGCCGAGCATGATCCGCCGCTTCACCTCGTCGCCGAACCCCTCGGCGCGGCTCTTGCGGAACATCTCGAGGAGGTTCGCGGCTCCTTCCGCCCGGTGGCCGAAGCGGACCCCCTCGTAGCGGGCCAGGTTGGAGCTCGCCTCGGCGGTGGCGATCAGGTAGTAGGTGGCCACGGCGTAGTCGGTGTGGGGGAGGGAGATCTCCACGAATTCGGCCCCCAGTCCCCGGTAGGTCTCGATGGCAGCATCCATGGCCTTCTTCACGTCCGGGTCGAGGCCGGGGATGTAGTACTCCTTCGGCAGCCCCAGCTTCATCCCCTTCACCTCACCGGTGAGGGCCTTGGCGTAATCGGGGACCGGCACATCGACGCTGGTGGAGTCGAGGGGGTCGTGGCCGGCCACGGCGCCGAGCATCAGGGCGCAGTCGGTCACGTCGCGGGTCAGGGGCCCCACCTGGTCCAGGGACGAGGCATAGGCGATGACCCCGTAGCGGGAGACCCGGCCGTAGGTGGGACGGAGCCCCACGCAGCCGCAGTGGGAGGCAGGCTGGCGGATGGAGCCGCCGGTGTCGGTGCCGAGGGTCGCCGTGGCGGTGCGGGCCGCGATGGCCGCCGCCGAACCGCTGGAGGAACCGCCCGGAATGCACTCCAGGTTCCAGGGGTTGCGGGTCGGCCCGAAGGCGCTGGACTCGCCGGAGGAGCCCATGGCGAACTCGTCCTGGTTCAGCTTGCCGACGATGACCGCGCCGGCCTCCTTCAGTTTCGTCACCGCAGTGCCATCGTAGGGGGGGGCGAAGTTCGAGAGGATCTTCGAGGCGCAGGTGGTGCGGACCCCCCTGGTGACAAAGATATCCTTGAGGGCCACCGGGATCCCGGTAAGGGGGGTCACGTCGCCGGCGGCGATCCGCGTGTCGGCCGCCTCGGCCGCCGCCAGGGCTTCGTCGGGGGTGACGGTGATGTAGGCGTTCACCCGCGGCTCCACCGCCTCGATCCGGGCGAGCAGCGCCTTTGTCGCCTCCACCGAGGATATCTCGCGCTTCTTCAACCGGTCATGCAGTTCGTGTATGGTCAGTTCGTGCAGTTCCATGCCGTCTCCAATGCTCACGCTGTGTTATTCGATAACCTTCGGCACCCGGAAGAAGTCCTCCACCCGGTCCGGCGCGTTGAGAAGCGCATTCTCGACCCCGATGGAGGGGCGCACCTCGTCGGCGCGGAAGGCGTTCTCCATCGGCACGGCGTGGGAGGTGGGGACGATGCCGTCGGTGTTCAGCTCGTTGAGCGTCTCCACGTAGGCAAGGATGGCGTCCATCTGGTCGGTGAAGGTCTCCGTCTCTTCCGCGGTCAGCTCCAGGCGGGCGAGGAGGGCGACGGCATCGACTTCGGCTCTGGTTATCTTCATGGGGTGGTCTCCGTCAGCGGTAAGTGTCGCAAATAGAAGGTTGTTTGTAGCATAAAAATTACGCTCTTTCCAGCCCGGCGAATCTCACCAGCAGCTTCTTCGGCCCCACCGAGCTGAACCAGACGATCACCTTCTGCTCGTCCCCCTTCCCCTCGATCTTGCGGATGGTGCCGACGCCGAACTTGCCGTGGCGCACCTTCATCCCGAGCCAGATCCCCTCCTCCTCCGGCTCGTCGGGGATCACCTCCACGTCGGTGAAGTCGGGCTCCATCTCGGTCTCGAAGATGGCCGCCAGGTTGTGGCGCGCCGGCTCTTCGGCCGTCGTTTCCCTCCCCTCGCCCCGGAGGCCGCCGAAGGCGGGCTGGCGCCATTCGTCCTCCAGGTCGAGGAGGTCCCGGGGGATGTCGGCGATGAAGCGCGACGGCATGTTCACCTGGTCCTGGCCGAAGAGCCGGCGCCGCCGGGCGTTGGTGAGGAAGAGCCGCTCCTTGGCCCGCGTCATCCCCACGTAGCAGAGGCGGCGCTCCTCCTCCATCCCCTCCGGGTCGTCCAGGGAGCGGACGTGGGGGAAGAGCTTCTCCTCCATCCCGATCATGAAGACCAGCGGGAATTCCAGCCCCTTGGCGGCGTGGAGCGTCATGAGGGTGGCCGACTCGCGCCGGCCGTCGCTCCTCTCCAGGTCCGAGACCAGGGAGACCTGCTCCAGGAAGGGGGCGAGCCCCTTCTCCTCGCTGGTGCGCGCGAACTCCTCCATGGCCGAGACCAGTTCCTGGAGGTTGTCGAGGCGGTCGTTGGCCTCGTCGGTCCGCTCCTCCTTCAGCCGGGCGGCGTAGCCGGTCTCCTCGATGATGCGGGAGGCGAGCTCCGCAAGGGGAACCTCCTCTGCCAGGGAGGCGAAGCGCTCCATGAGCTGCACGAAGCCGGCGATCTTCCCCCGTGGCCCGGCGGCCAGAAGCCCCCCCGTGGCCGCTTCCCGCAGGGCGTCGGCGAGGATGTACCCCTTGCGCGCCGCCAGCTCCGCCACCTTGTCGACGGTGGCGTGGCCGATCCCCCGGGCCGGGACGTTGATGATCCGCCGCAGCGAGATCTCGTCGGCCGGGTTGGCCAGCACCCGGAGATAGGCAAGGATGTCCTTCACCTCCAGCCGCTCGTAGAACCGCATCCCCCCCACCATGTGGTACGGGATGGCGTCGGCCACCATGGCATCCTCCATGACCCGGGACTGGGCGTTGGTCCGGTAGAAGACCGCCACGTCCCGCAGGTCGCCGCCGCGCCGGACATGCTTCTCGATCTCCCGGCAGACGAAGCGCGCCTCCTCCCGCTCGTCGGCGAGGCGCCGGTAGACGATCCGCTCCCCCGGCGGGTTGTCGCTCCAGAGGGTCTTGGCCTTGCGCCCCCGGTTCTTCGCCACCACCCGCCCCGCGGCGTTGAGGATGTTCTGGGTGGAGCGGTAGTTCTGCTCCAGCTTCACGGTGACGACGCCGGGGAAGTCCTGCTCGAAGTCGAGGATGTTGCGGATGTCGGCCCCGCGCCAGCGGTAGATCGACTGGTCGTCGTCCCCCACCACGCAGAGGTTGCGTCGCTCCCCGGCCAGGAGCCGCACGAGGCGGTACTGGATCGGGTTGGTGTCCTGGTACTCGTCCACCAGGATCCAGCGCCAGCGGTCAAGGAATTTGCGGAGCACGTCGGGGTGCTCCTCGAAGAGCCGCACCGTCTGCATGACGAGGTCGCCGAAGTCGAGGGCGTTGCACTTCTTCAGCCGCTCCTGGTAGCCGCCGTAGACCTTGGCGAGGACCTCGCCGCCGTGGTCGCCGGCGGGGATCTCCTCCGGGGGGATGCCGCGGTTCTTGCAATCGTCGATGGCGGCGGCGAAGGAGCGGGCCGGGTAGCGCTTCTCGTCGAGGCCGAGGGAGGCGATCACCTCCTTGAGGAGCTTCTCGGCGTCCTTGTCGTCGTAGATGGCGAAGGCGGGGTCGTACCCCAGGTGGTGCCCCTCGCGGCGGAGGATCCGGGCGCAGGTGGAGTGGAAGGTGGCGATGAGGGGGGCGTCCCCTCCCCCCACGAGCCGCTCCACCCGCTCGCGCATCTCGCCCGCCGCCTTGTTGGTGAAGGTGACGGCGAGGACCTGCCACGGCGGCACGCCCCGTTCGAGGATCAGGTGGGCGATCCGGTGGACGATGACCCGGGTCTTCCCCGAGCCGGCGCCGGCCAGCACCAGGAGCGGCCCCTCGCCGTGGAGGACCGCCTCCTTCTGGGGGGGGTTGAGGTTTTTTAAAAGATCCATTGGGATACCCCGCATTTATTCAGGAAAAACGGCGCCGTGCGGGCGCCAGCGAGGACTATAGCGGAAAAGGAGACGGCCGGGCAACCCAAAATGAATTCATTTGACAGGGGGAGCGCCGGACTCTATCCTGAACTCCCGATTTGCCCGGAATTACCGAATCTTACCCCCGTTCGAGGTCCCTGTGAAGATCCTCTTCGTCCACCCCCACGGCAGCAACTGGATGGGGGAGGGAACCGATATCACCTCCCTCTTCAACCTGATGCCCCCCCTCGGGATACTCTCCATTGCGGCGTACCTGGAGGCCCGCGGCATGGAGGCCGAGATCGTCGACTGCTACGGCACGGCGCTCCGGGGGGAGGCGCTGGTGGCGGAGATCGTCCGGCGGCGCCCCGATGCGGTGGCCTTTTCCTGCACCACCTCGTCTTTTCTCGAAGGGTACGCCCTGGCGGAGGCTCTCAGGGAGCGCCTTCCCGAGGCCGCCATCGTCTTCGGCGGCCCCCACGCCTGTTCGGTGGGGGTGTCGCTCCTGGACCGCTTTCCGGCCATCGACTACCTCGTCATTGGCGAGGGGGAGCAGACCCTGTACGAGCTGGCCGCCGCCGGCTTCCGCAACGGGGGGGCGATCCCCGGCGTCGGCTACCGGAAAGAGGGCGTCGGCACCCTTTCGGCGCCGCGGGAGCTGATCCCCGACCTCGACTCCCTCCCCTTCCCCGCCTACCGCCGGCTCCCCGACTTCCCCCGGCGCTACACCCTGCCGCTCTTCAGCTACCCCACGGCCCCCAACACGAGCATCATCTCCAGCCGCGGCTGCCCCTACCAGTGCTCCTACTGCGACCGTTCGGTCTTCTCCCGGGGATTCCGCTTCAACTCCCCGGAGTACATCGTGGAGCACCTGAAGATGCTCCACCGCGACTTCGGCATCCGCCACGCCTTCTTCTACGACGACCTCTTCACCACCGACCGGAGCCGCGTGGCCCGATTTTGCGAGCTGAAGGAGCGCGAACGGCTCCCGGTGGGGTATAATTGCATTGCCCGGCTGGAGCATGTGGACGACGAGCTGTTGCGGCTCCTGAAGCGCTCCGGCTGCTGGCAGGTGAACTTCGGCATCGAGTCGGGCGACCCGGAGGTGATCCGCAAGCACCGGAAGTACTACGGCCTCGACGAGGTGCAGGAGAAGCTGGCCCTGGTGCGCCGGGCCGGGATGCGGGTGAAGGGGCTCTTCATGATCGGGCTCCCGGGGGAGAGCGAGGCGTCCATCCGCCGCACCATTGACTACGCCCTCTCCCTCCCCCTGGACGAGATCAACGTCACCAAATTCACCCCCTTCCCCGGGGCCCCCATCTACCGCGACATCCGGGAGCAGGGGGAGTTCGACGAGAGCTGGCCCCTCATGAACTGCATGAACTTCGTCTTCGTCCCGAAGGGGATGACGCGGGAGCAGCTCGAAGGGCTCTACAACGAGTTCATCCGCCGCTTCTACCGCCGGACCCGCATCCACTGGGGGTACACGCAGATGCTCTGGAAGTCCCCCGACAGCATCCTCCGGTTCCTGCGGCACCTGCCGGAGATCCTGCGGTTTGAGATGCGGCAGAAATGGTAGCCTGACACCCTCTCCGGGAGGTGAACGATGCGACGGGCGGCACCGCTTCTTCTGATCATGGTTCTTCTGGGCAGTTCCGTTGCCGGCGCCGTCGACAGCGCCGTCGTCCGGAGCTCCCCCGGGGAGTTCGCCCTCCTCGCCGGCTACGGCATCACCCACCGCGGCTTCGGCGCCACCCGGACCCAGGTCCAGACCGCCGACGCCATCCTCCGCTACGGCCACTTCCTCTCCGACGAGCACGGCGCGGGGTGGTACCGGGGGCGGCACGAGCTCTTCGTGGAGCTCCCCCTCCACCTCACCGTCGACCCCCGGGTCCGGACCATGACCGGGGGGTACCTCCTCGGGAGCTGGAAGTTCACCTCTTCCGACGCCGTGGCCCCCTACCTCTTCGCCGGCGGCGGCGTCCTCTACAACGACCTGGGGCTCGCCACCCAGGGGACCCGCCTCAACTTCTCCTACCAGGGGGGAGTGGGGCTCCAGTGGTTTCTCCGCACAGGGACCGCCCTCGGCATCGAATACCGCTACCACCACGTCTCCAACGCCGGCACCGCCGATCCCAACGAGCCCCTCAACTCCAGCAAGATCCTCTTCGGCATCTCGTTCTACCGCTGATCCAGGGGCCTGTCGCACCCCGTTCCGTCTGCTATACTTGATCGTGCCATGACCATGGACCGCCGCGATTTTCTGAGGCTCGCCGCCACGGCGGGGCTCTCCCTCGCCCTTCCCGGCTGCGCGGGAAACCTCCCGCTGCCGAAGGAGGTCTTCCCTGACTTCGGCGACCGGGAGCGCCCCTGGCTCGGGCTCGCCACGTCGCTCCGGGAGGAGTACGACTACGAGACCCGGATCGAAGGGAGGCTTCCGCCGGCTCTCCGCGGCACCCTCTGGCGCAACGGCCCGGCCCTCTTCGACCGGGGGGGGATGCGCAAACGGACGCTGCTGGACGGGGACGGGATGGTGCAGTCGTTCACGATCCGTGACGGCGGGGTCCGCTACCGCAACCGCTTCGTCAGGACGGCGAAGTTCGTGGCCGAGGAGCGGGCGGGGCGCTTCCTCTACCCCACCTGGAGCACCCAGAAGCCGGGAGGGTTCTGGGCCAACTTCTGGCAGGCCGACTCCATCCCCCCCCAGGCGGGGATCACGGTCTACCTCTGGCGCGGCCGGCTCTATGCCTTCGACGAGGGGACCATCCCCTTCGAGCTCGACCCCGAGAGCCTTGCCACCGTCGGTCCGTCGGACCTGGGGCTTCCCCCCGGCACCGCCGTCTACTCCGCCCACCCCAAACTCGACCCCCAGACGGGGGAGTGGCTCCACTTCGGGGTGAAGTACGGCCCGCGCCCCCGGCTCCACCTCACCACCTTCCGGGCCGACGGCGGCCTCGGGCGCCACCTCGCCTATCCCCTCCCCCGCTACGTCTACATGCACGACTGGATCGTCTCGGGGCGGTACCTCGTCGTCATGCTCCATCCGGTGGAGATCGCATTCTGGGGGTTTCTCCTCGGCTTCCGGAGCCTCTTCGCCTCGCTGCGCTGGCGGCCGGAAGAGGGGAACCTCCTCATGATCGTCGACCGGGAGGGGGCGGGGGAGCCGCGCTTCGTGGAGACCGAGGCGTGCTACATGTGGCACGCCTTCAACGCCTACGAGGAGGGGGGCGAGACCGTCGCCGACTTCATCGGCTACCGCAACCCCGACCACTTCGTGGGGGACGATCCGGTCATCTCCGCCGTCATGGAGGGGCGCCGGGGGAACCATGAATTCCCCGGCGAGATCATGCGCTACCGGATCGATCCCGCCCGCCCGGCGCTCCGGCGCGAGATCCTGAATCCGGGGAACTGCGAGTGGCCCCGCATCGACGAGCGGCTCCGCTGCCGGCGCCACCGTTTCGGCTATGCCCTGAAGTGCCTCCCCGGGCAGTTCTTCTGGTCCCTCGTGGTCCGTGTCGATTTTCTGACTGGAGATATGGTCGAATACTCCTTCGGCAGCGGCGTCTACTGCACCGAGCCGGTCTTCGTCCCCCGCCCCGGCGGCGGGGCCGACGAGGGGTGGCTCCTGGTGGAGAGCTACGACAGCCGCACCCGCACCAGCGCCCTCGCCATCCTCGATGCCGGCCGGATCGCCGCCGGCCCCGTCGCCATCGCCCACCTCACCCACCACGTCCCGTTCAGCTATCACGGCTGGTGGCACCCGGCGGCCGGCTGACATGCCGCCCGCCGCCGCTGGATCCCTGCGGAATTCCGATAATTAATGGTTTTTTGGTTCAATGATTGCAGAGGTTGTGCTATGAATGACCGTTCGCCTTCGGGCGTTCGAGGAACTGACTCACATGCAATCGAACCTGTGCAACAAAATAACCTGCGCCGACGAGGGTGCGGCTGAGGGAGCGGTCGCCGCGGAAGCGCCGGCAGCGGGAGGAACCGGTGACCTCCCGGCGCGGGAGGTGCTGCGCGCGGCCTTCCGGTCGGTGAAATGGCGCCTGGGGCTCGCCCTCTTCGTGGTGGTCTCGCTTCCCGTGGCACTCCTTCCCCGCCGTCTCGCCGTCTGGCTCGGCGGGGTGGCCGGCGCCCTCACCGTCTTCTTCCTCCCCCGGGTACGGCGGACCGCCGTCGGCAACATCCGGGACTCCCTCCCCTACCTTGAGACCCTCCCCGAGTGGGATCCCGCCTGCGGCGACCCCGAGGCGATCGTGCGGCGGACCTTCGCCAACTTCGGCCGGACGGTGGTGGAGGTGCTCACGCTCTACTACGGCCGCGGTGCCGGCCTCATGGCGGGGGTGGAATTCCGGGGGGTGGAGCACTACGAGCAGGCCCGGGCAAAGGGGAAGGGGATTTTCTTCATCACCGGCCACTGCGGCAACTGGGAACTCATGGCCCTCACCTTCGGCGCTCGCTTCGCCGACGTGGCGGTGGTCGCCCGCCGCCAGAAGTATCCCCACTTCAACGGCCTGCTGGACCGGCTCCGCCACGGCTTCGGCAACAGCGTCATCTATGCCGAGGGGGCGGCCCGCAGCATCTTCTTCCGGTTGCGGAAGCAGGGGATCGTCGGCATCCTCATCGACCAGGCGGTGCAGGAGAACGAGGGGGCGGTGGTGGACTTCTTCGGCCGCGGCGCCTGGACCAC contains:
- a CDS encoding carotenoid oxygenase family protein; this encodes MTMDRRDFLRLAATAGLSLALPGCAGNLPLPKEVFPDFGDRERPWLGLATSLREEYDYETRIEGRLPPALRGTLWRNGPALFDRGGMRKRTLLDGDGMVQSFTIRDGGVRYRNRFVRTAKFVAEERAGRFLYPTWSTQKPGGFWANFWQADSIPPQAGITVYLWRGRLYAFDEGTIPFELDPESLATVGPSDLGLPPGTAVYSAHPKLDPQTGEWLHFGVKYGPRPRLHLTTFRADGGLGRHLAYPLPRYVYMHDWIVSGRYLVVMLHPVEIAFWGFLLGFRSLFASLRWRPEEGNLLMIVDREGAGEPRFVETEACYMWHAFNAYEEGGETVADFIGYRNPDHFVGDDPVISAVMEGRRGNHEFPGEIMRYRIDPARPALRREILNPGNCEWPRIDERLRCRRHRFGYALKCLPGQFFWSLVVRVDFLTGDMVEYSFGSGVYCTEPVFVPRPGGGADEGWLLVESYDSRTRTSALAILDAGRIAAGPVAIAHLTHHVPFSYHGWWHPAAG
- a CDS encoding B12-binding domain-containing radical SAM protein — protein: MKILFVHPHGSNWMGEGTDITSLFNLMPPLGILSIAAYLEARGMEAEIVDCYGTALRGEALVAEIVRRRPDAVAFSCTTSSFLEGYALAEALRERLPEAAIVFGGPHACSVGVSLLDRFPAIDYLVIGEGEQTLYELAAAGFRNGGAIPGVGYRKEGVGTLSAPRELIPDLDSLPFPAYRRLPDFPRRYTLPLFSYPTAPNTSIISSRGCPYQCSYCDRSVFSRGFRFNSPEYIVEHLKMLHRDFGIRHAFFYDDLFTTDRSRVARFCELKERERLPVGYNCIARLEHVDDELLRLLKRSGCWQVNFGIESGDPEVIRKHRKYYGLDEVQEKLALVRRAGMRVKGLFMIGLPGESEASIRRTIDYALSLPLDEINVTKFTPFPGAPIYRDIREQGEFDESWPLMNCMNFVFVPKGMTREQLEGLYNEFIRRFYRRTRIHWGYTQMLWKSPDSILRFLRHLPEILRFEMRQKW
- a CDS encoding lysophospholipid acyltransferase family protein, giving the protein MQSNLCNKITCADEGAAEGAVAAEAPAAGGTGDLPAREVLRAAFRSVKWRLGLALFVVVSLPVALLPRRLAVWLGGVAGALTVFFLPRVRRTAVGNIRDSLPYLETLPEWDPACGDPEAIVRRTFANFGRTVVEVLTLYYGRGAGLMAGVEFRGVEHYEQARAKGKGIFFITGHCGNWELMALTFGARFADVAVVARRQKYPHFNGLLDRLRHGFGNSVIYAEGAARSIFFRLRKQGIVGILIDQAVQENEGAVVDFFGRGAWTTTMPAVVAARTGAPLLPIFIHREGGRHVVTISPEVELAPADDHRETTRRLNRAIEGHIARHPAEWLWVYKRWKRT
- a CDS encoding acyloxyacyl hydrolase, whose protein sequence is MRRAAPLLLIMVLLGSSVAGAVDSAVVRSSPGEFALLAGYGITHRGFGATRTQVQTADAILRYGHFLSDEHGAGWYRGRHELFVELPLHLTVDPRVRTMTGGYLLGSWKFTSSDAVAPYLFAGGGVLYNDLGLATQGTRLNFSYQGGVGLQWFLRTGTALGIEYRYHHVSNAGTADPNEPLNSSKILFGISFYR
- a CDS encoding ATP-dependent helicase, giving the protein MDLLKNLNPPQKEAVLHGEGPLLVLAGAGSGKTRVIVHRIAHLILERGVPPWQVLAVTFTNKAAGEMRERVERLVGGGDAPLIATFHSTCARILRREGHHLGYDPAFAIYDDKDAEKLLKEVIASLGLDEKRYPARSFAAAIDDCKNRGIPPEEIPAGDHGGEVLAKVYGGYQERLKKCNALDFGDLVMQTVRLFEEHPDVLRKFLDRWRWILVDEYQDTNPIQYRLVRLLAGERRNLCVVGDDDQSIYRWRGADIRNILDFEQDFPGVVTVKLEQNYRSTQNILNAAGRVVAKNRGRKAKTLWSDNPPGERIVYRRLADEREEARFVCREIEKHVRRGGDLRDVAVFYRTNAQSRVMEDAMVADAIPYHMVGGMRFYERLEVKDILAYLRVLANPADEISLRRIINVPARGIGHATVDKVAELAARKGYILADALREAATGGLLAAGPRGKIAGFVQLMERFASLAEEVPLAELASRIIEETGYAARLKEERTDEANDRLDNLQELVSAMEEFARTSEEKGLAPFLEQVSLVSDLERSDGRRESATLMTLHAAKGLEFPLVFMIGMEEKLFPHVRSLDDPEGMEEERRLCYVGMTRAKERLFLTNARRRRLFGQDQVNMPSRFIADIPRDLLDLEDEWRQPAFGGLRGEGRETTAEEPARHNLAAIFETEMEPDFTDVEVIPDEPEEEGIWLGMKVRHGKFGVGTIRKIEGKGDEQKVIVWFSSVGPKKLLVRFAGLERA
- the gatA gene encoding Asp-tRNA(Asn)/Glu-tRNA(Gln) amidotransferase subunit GatA, producing the protein MELHELTIHELHDRLKKREISSVEATKALLARIEAVEPRVNAYITVTPDEALAAAEAADTRIAAGDVTPLTGIPVALKDIFVTRGVRTTCASKILSNFAPPYDGTAVTKLKEAGAVIVGKLNQDEFAMGSSGESSAFGPTRNPWNLECIPGGSSSGSAAAIAARTATATLGTDTGGSIRQPASHCGCVGLRPTYGRVSRYGVIAYASSLDQVGPLTRDVTDCALMLGAVAGHDPLDSTSVDVPVPDYAKALTGEVKGMKLGLPKEYYIPGLDPDVKKAMDAAIETYRGLGAEFVEISLPHTDYAVATYYLIATAEASSNLARYEGVRFGHRAEGAANLLEMFRKSRAEGFGDEVKRRIMLGTYALSSGYYDAYYLKAQKVRTLIMQDFLKAFETVDAILTPVAPTPAFRLGEKTSDPLQMYLSDIFTIPVNLAGTCGISVPAGMSAAGLPIGLQLIGRPFGEETILRAAHAFEQATEWHRHKAQL
- the gatB gene encoding Asp-tRNA(Asn)/Glu-tRNA(Gln) amidotransferase subunit GatB — encoded protein: MKYQAVIGLEVHVQLKTDTKIFCGCSTTFGASPNSQTCPVCLGMPGALPVLNRKVVEFAIKAGLATNCRIAPRSVFARKNYFYPDLPKGYQISQFELPICQNGHLDIEVEGETKRIGITRIHMEEDAGKLVHSDIPGLGNGSGVDLNRACTPLLEVVSEPDIRSADEAVAYLRKLHQIVVYLGICDGNMEEGSFRCDANVSVMPVGSTTFGTRTETKNVNSFRFVKQAIEYEIERQIELIEEGGKVVQETRLFNPDSGETRSMRGKEEAHDYRYFPDPDLVPLVISNDWVEDTRLGLPELPDCRRSRYRSELGLSDYDAEVLTATREMAEYFEASLAAGAPTKGAANWVMGEVTRALNEAGQGIADCPVTPARLAALLALIEKGTISGKIAKTVFDEMWQSDKTPEAIVEEKGLVQVSDTGAIEKIIDEIMAANMGQVEEFRGGKEKVFGFFVGQVMRASKGKANPAVVNELLMKKLKG
- the gatC gene encoding Asp-tRNA(Asn)/Glu-tRNA(Gln) amidotransferase subunit GatC, which translates into the protein MKITRAEVDAVALLARLELTAEETETFTDQMDAILAYVETLNELNTDGIVPTSHAVPMENAFRADEVRPSIGVENALLNAPDRVEDFFRVPKVIE